Sequence from the Kribbella aluminosa genome:
AATCCTCGCCCCGACCTTCCATTGTGCCTGAGCGGTCAATCCACGGGGCGGGCGGCGGAGATTCGGTGGAGGGCGTAGGTACGGGGGGCTTCGGTGGTGTCGTCGTAGGCGGTGAGCCAGCCGTCGGCTACCCGGGCGGGTTCTACGATGCGTTCGGAGGCGTGGCCGTTGTGGTCGACGTACGAGATCCAGGTGCGGGTGTGGGCCTCGGCGGCGTTGGTGAGTACGGCGATGGTTTCGGCGGGGGCTGCTGGTTCGACGAGGCCCTCGTCGCCGGGGCGTTCGGCGGCGATGCGGTCGCCGGTGCGGACCTTTTCGATGACGGCCTTGACCTGGTCGTCGGTGAGGTCGAACGCGCTCTCGTTGAAGTCGCGGCTGGTACGTCGGCGTGGCGCCTCACCCCGGCGTGGCGCACCGGTCACATGCAGCGCGCCGTCGAACGTCTCCGCCAGCGGCGCGAGCCCGGCGTCCCGGAGCCGGCTCAGCACCATGTCGGGCGGTGACGGTGACACCACGACCGTCGGCGCCAACCGGCGGAAGCGCACACCGGGCAGGTTCGAGCTCAGCAGGTGCGTCAGTACGTCCTCGTCGTCACACCGCAGGTACGTCGACGCAGTCCCCAGCCGCAGCACGCCGTGCCGCCGCGCGACGTCGTCCACGAGGTACGCCAGCGGCTGCGGCACCGGAGTGCGTGAGTGTTCGGCCAGCCAAGCGTGCAACTGCTCCGCAGTACGCCCCAGGTCGAAAGCACGTCGCACCGAGCTCTCACTGAACCGGTAGACCCCAGCACCGCCGTCCGACTCCACGTCGGCCATGGCTGACAGCTCGTCCTGCACGGACCGCACCAACGGACCAGGAGCCACAGCGGTGAGGTCAGCCTGCAACAGCACCTCAGAAACCGGCTCTGGCATCAGCGGGCTGATCGCCGCGGCCAGCTCGTCAGCCGTCGGCTCAGCACTCAGCAACGGCTGCGCGTGCTTCGCCCACGACCCCAGCCCGCTCAGCCCGAGCAGTGCCGCCTCAGACACGCTCCACTCGACCAGGTCGTCGCGGAACTGCCCGCCGCGCCGAGGCCGATGCCAGGCCACCCAGGTCACAACAGCCTCCGGAGCAGGCGCCGTACCCGTGCCAGCTGCAGCCAGCGCCTGTAACGCCAGCAGCCGGATCTCCGGCGCCAGCAACCGCTCCAGGTCCGGCGCCAGCGCGTTGATGAGCCGCTCGCGTGCAGCCGCAGTACTGCCCGTACTGTCGCGCCGTCCGATCAGCCCGATCGCCCTGAGCCCAGAGAACCACGCAACGACCAGCTGAGCCCACCGGTGCGCCAGGTCGAGCTCAAGCCAGTCGTCGTAGGCGCTTGTCGGCAGCCAGAGCTCACCGTTACCGACCTCCACCGCGGCAACCAGCCCAGCCGCGTACGCCATCTCCAGCACAGCCGCTGTCGTGTGCTCCTCCGCACCGATCTTCCCGGCCAGGCTGCGCAGGTCCCGGACCCCTACGCCACCAGTGCGCAGTACCGGCAGCGGGTCCGTCCCCAGCTGCTCCAACGCACGGTCGACCAGCCGCACCAGGTCCAGCGCCGCACCAGCCGCGGCCCGGTCCGCGATCGCAGCCGACACCTTCTTGCCGTCCAACGGCGGCGGCACCGGCCGGGTCGACGGCAGCACCCGCCCGCCCCGCAGATGCAGCCCGATCTGCCGCGGCAGTACGACGGTGTTCGGGTCCTTCGGTACGACGAGCCCGCGCGCCAGCAACCGCTCCACCGGCGTACGGGCGGACGCGATCGTGACCGGCCGATCCGCCTTCTCGACGGAACCGGTCGGCGGACCCCAGGTCAGTTTCTCGAGTACGGCGCGCGCGTCCGGCCCGGCGTCCTCGATCAGCTTGTCCAGGTCGCCGAAGTGCCGCGTAGTAGTCGGACCGAGCCCGGCCGGTGTCGGACCGAGCAGTTCGTGCACCGCCCGGATCGTACGCAGGTCGTCCTCGGTGCCCCACACGAGAGCAAGGTCCAGCAGCTCGGCGACCCGCGGCTGGACGATCTCTGCCGGCTGCCCGACGCCCTGCACCAGCGCGGCCAGCTCCACCGGCTCGGGCAGCGCGGACAAAGCCTCCAGCAGGTCCACGCCGAACTCGTCCAGCCGGTTGATGGCGCGCGCCGCCGACGCGTTGCTCGTCGCCCGCGCGGCCAGTTGCCCGGTGTCGGCCGGGAGCGGCAGCGCCAGGTCGGGGCGCCGGCGGAGCAGCTCACCGAGCGCGGCGTCGCCCCAGCCCCGCAGCGCCTCGGCGAGGGTACGGGGGCGGGTCGGCTGGGTGGTGCTCATCCTTCCAAAGATACGGGATGTACGCCGAGGTCGGTCAGGATCCGCTCCACCGTCTCGTCGAGCGCACTGCCCGGACCAATCACGGTCTGCTCGACGCCGCTCGGGACGTCGTGCTCGCGGAGCAGGATGCGGCGGAGGTGGTCCTGCTCGACCCAGGCGGTACCGCGGCCGAGGCGCTCCCGGAGCGTACGGGCGGTGGTGGTCTTGCCGGAGCCCGAGTTGCCACGCAGTACGACGAGGCGGGTGCTCGGGCTTCCGGTCACTCTGCTGCCCCGGTGTGACCGATCCGGTGGAAGCCGACACGTTCGTAGACCGCAGCCACCGCGTCGGACTCGGCGGACAGCAGTACGAGGTCAACGCCGTTGTCCAGCGCGTGCTCCACGAGCGTTGAGGTCACAGCGGCGGCCAGACCGCGTCGCCGCAGCGCGGGCAGCGTACCGACGCCAACGATCTCTGTAGCCGAGCCAACAGGCTGGTGAGTACCGGCAGCGACCAGGCCGTCCTCGGTGAACGCTCCAGCGCCGACCGACACACCACGGCCGACCCGGTCGCGTAGCGTCGCCACCATCTCGTCTGAGAGCTGAGCAGCAGCCGTGTCCCTCTCAGCAGGCCCCGCGTTCCCAACGGCCGTACCGGACTCACCGAAGGCCAGGTTGACGACAGCTCGTGCCTGGCGCACTACGGCCTCGTCAGCAGACAGGACTTCGCAGCGCGCATCAGCCACGACAGGACGGCAGTCAGCACGCTCTAGCACCAGCAACGGGTGCTGGACCACCTCAAGGCCGGCAGCGGCCGCAGCAGGTCCTAGCGACGGACAGGTCTCGACGACCCACTCGAAGCTCAGCGGGATCTCCAGCTCGGCGCAACGCTTCCGTACGAGCTCAACGTCGCTAGGCTCGATTGTTACCCCGGAACCAGGCACAGGGCGCGCGTAGTACGGCCAGATCGTCGTACTGCGGAACAAGGTGAACGGACCGACCTGCTCAGCGTCGGCCCCGGACAGCGGCACGGCGTGGAGGTAGTCGTCGACTCTGGTAATCATCGCGAAGCAGTGAACCACCCGGACGGGTCGTCTGCCACCCGGTATGTCGAAGTACCGGAACCGGCTCCGACGTACCGTCCGACGGCAACAACCAGCAAGGAGCAGCAGCATGGAGAAAGTGACGTCCGCGGACGGTACGACGATCGCCTACGACCGCCTGGGCAGCGGGAGCCCGGTGATCCTGGTCGGTGGAGCCCTGTGCGACCGGAACTCGTTCCGCCCGCTGGCGGACGAGCTGGCGAGCGAGTACGACGTCATCACGTACGACCGTCGCGGCCGCGGTGACTCCGGCGACACGACGCCGTACGACGTCCGCCGTGAGGTGGAGGACATCGCCGCGCTGCTGACCGCGGTCGGCGGTACGGCGGCCATCTACGGGCACTCCTCCGGTGCGGCACTTGCCGCGATCGCCGCGGTCACGCTGCCGTTCGGCAAGGTCGTCATGCACGAGCCGCCGTACGGCCCCGACGATGCGGACACGTCGGACGACGGCGGGCAGGTACTCGAGTCGATCCGCGAGGGCCGGAACCAGGAGGCCGTCGAGCGGTTCCTGCTGATGACGGGCATGCCGAAGGAGGCCGCCGAGCAAGTAGCCGCCGCACCCGGTGTCGCGGACCTGGCCCCGACGCTCGCCTACGACTTCGCCGTGATGGGACACGGCCTCGACCAGGGCGGCACCCCGGTCGCGCTGCTGCGGAGCGTCACGCCGGACACGCTCGTACTGGCCGGGACCGCGACCGCGCCGTTCATGATCGACGCCGCACGCCGCGTCACCGCGATCCTGCCGAACGTCACGTACGCCGACCTCCCCGACCAGCACCACGCCGTACCCCCCGAACTGCTCGCCCCGGTCCTCAAGGAATTCCTGAGGGGGTGAGTGGTGGTCTCACCCCCTAGGCGATGATCTCGATCGACAGCCTGTCCGGGTAGAACGCGACGTGGTCCCGGATGTCGGCGACCGCGTTGTACGGCTGCTCGTACGTCCAGACCGCGTTCTCGATGTCCGGGAGGATCGTGTAGTACGACG
This genomic interval carries:
- a CDS encoding GNAT family N-acetyltransferase, with amino-acid sequence MITRVDDYLHAVPLSGADAEQVGPFTLFRSTTIWPYYARPVPGSGVTIEPSDVELVRKRCAELEIPLSFEWVVETCPSLGPAAAAAGLEVVQHPLLVLERADCRPVVADARCEVLSADEAVVRQARAVVNLAFGESGTAVGNAGPAERDTAAAQLSDEMVATLRDRVGRGVSVGAGAFTEDGLVAAGTHQPVGSATEIVGVGTLPALRRRGLAAAVTSTLVEHALDNGVDLVLLSAESDAVAAVYERVGFHRIGHTGAAE
- a CDS encoding zeta toxin family protein, with protein sequence MTGSPSTRLVVLRGNSGSGKTTTARTLRERLGRGTAWVEQDHLRRILLREHDVPSGVEQTVIGPGSALDETVERILTDLGVHPVSLEG
- a CDS encoding alpha/beta fold hydrolase; the encoded protein is MEKVTSADGTTIAYDRLGSGSPVILVGGALCDRNSFRPLADELASEYDVITYDRRGRGDSGDTTPYDVRREVEDIAALLTAVGGTAAIYGHSSGAALAAIAAVTLPFGKVVMHEPPYGPDDADTSDDGGQVLESIREGRNQEAVERFLLMTGMPKEAAEQVAAAPGVADLAPTLAYDFAVMGHGLDQGGTPVALLRSVTPDTLVLAGTATAPFMIDAARRVTAILPNVTYADLPDQHHAVPPELLAPVLKEFLRG
- a CDS encoding helicase C-terminal domain-containing protein translates to MSTTQPTRPRTLAEALRGWGDAALGELLRRRPDLALPLPADTGQLAARATSNASAARAINRLDEFGVDLLEALSALPEPVELAALVQGVGQPAEIVQPRVAELLDLALVWGTEDDLRTIRAVHELLGPTPAGLGPTTTRHFGDLDKLIEDAGPDARAVLEKLTWGPPTGSVEKADRPVTIASARTPVERLLARGLVVPKDPNTVVLPRQIGLHLRGGRVLPSTRPVPPPLDGKKVSAAIADRAAAGAALDLVRLVDRALEQLGTDPLPVLRTGGVGVRDLRSLAGKIGAEEHTTAAVLEMAYAAGLVAAVEVGNGELWLPTSAYDDWLELDLAHRWAQLVVAWFSGLRAIGLIGRRDSTGSTAAARERLINALAPDLERLLAPEIRLLALQALAAAGTGTAPAPEAVVTWVAWHRPRRGGQFRDDLVEWSVSEAALLGLSGLGSWAKHAQPLLSAEPTADELAAAISPLMPEPVSEVLLQADLTAVAPGPLVRSVQDELSAMADVESDGGAGVYRFSESSVRRAFDLGRTAEQLHAWLAEHSRTPVPQPLAYLVDDVARRHGVLRLGTASTYLRCDDEDVLTHLLSSNLPGVRFRRLAPTVVVSPSPPDMVLSRLRDAGLAPLAETFDGALHVTGAPRRGEAPRRRTSRDFNESAFDLTDDQVKAVIEKVRTGDRIAAERPGDEGLVEPAAPAETIAVLTNAAEAHTRTWISYVDHNGHASERIVEPARVADGWLTAYDDTTEAPRTYALHRISAARPVD